A section of the Chryseobacterium scophthalmum genome encodes:
- the clpB gene encoding ATP-dependent chaperone ClpB, with protein sequence MNLNQYTVKSQEAIQAAQQVAIEFGNQQIEPQHLLEGIFQVDENISPFLLKKSEADANLVRERNRENLEKLPKVQGGNIYLSQSANKVLLDAPNIAKKMDDEFVTIEHLWLSLLETNSEVSKMLKDMGVTKSLLEGAIKELRKGSKATSASSEETYQSLNKYAKNFNELAAEGKLDPVIGRDEEIRRVLQILSRRTKNNPILIGEPGVGKTAIAEGIAHRIINGDVPENLQDKTLYSLDMGALIAGAKYKGEFEERLKSVVNEVTKSDGQIILFIDEIHTLVGAGGGEGAMDAANILKPALARGELRAIGATTLNEYQKYFEKDKALERRFQKVMVEEPDTESAISILRGIKDKYEAHHKVRIKDEAIIAAVEMSQRYISDRFLPDKAIDLIDEASAKLRMEINSKPEELDVLDRKLMQMEIELAAISREGSQTKIDHLKEDISKISEERNEINAKWLKEKQKSEDLTQIKKDIESLKLEAERASRAGDYAKVAEIQYGKIKEKEDALQKLELEMQNHQNELIKEEVTAENISEVIGKWTGIPVTKLLQSEREKLLHLETELHHRVVGQEEAITAVADAIRRNRAGLSDEKKPIGSFLFLGTTGVGKTELAKALAEFLFDDENNMTRIDMSEYQERHSVSRLVGAPPGYVGYDEGGQLTEAVRRRPYSVVLLDEIEKAHPDVFNTLLQVLDDGRLTDNKGRVVNFKNSIIIMTSNLGSHIIQENFENITEENQDEIVDKTKIEVFDLLKQTLRPEFLNRIDETVLFQPLRKKEIGKIVQYQLRGYNDLLAKRNIIMTSTQDALNYLTNKGYDPVFGARPLKRVIQQEVLNKLSREILAGTVNDGDRITLDYFEETGLVFRPAEK encoded by the coding sequence ATGAACTTAAATCAATATACCGTAAAATCACAAGAAGCCATCCAAGCTGCACAACAAGTGGCAATTGAATTTGGCAATCAACAAATAGAACCTCAACATTTACTGGAAGGAATTTTTCAGGTAGATGAAAATATATCGCCTTTCTTACTGAAAAAATCTGAAGCAGATGCCAATTTGGTGAGAGAGCGCAACCGTGAAAATTTAGAAAAACTTCCAAAAGTACAGGGAGGGAATATTTATCTTTCACAATCAGCAAACAAAGTTTTGCTGGATGCGCCCAACATTGCAAAAAAAATGGATGATGAGTTTGTAACCATCGAACATTTGTGGCTTTCATTACTAGAAACCAATTCTGAAGTTTCGAAAATGCTGAAAGATATGGGCGTTACAAAAAGTCTTTTAGAAGGCGCAATCAAAGAATTAAGAAAAGGAAGTAAGGCTACCTCTGCAAGCTCAGAAGAAACTTACCAATCTTTAAATAAATATGCTAAAAATTTCAACGAACTTGCTGCGGAAGGGAAACTTGACCCGGTAATTGGTCGTGATGAAGAAATCAGAAGAGTTTTACAAATTCTTTCGAGAAGAACAAAAAATAACCCAATCTTAATTGGTGAACCCGGTGTTGGTAAAACGGCTATTGCAGAAGGAATCGCACACAGAATCATCAATGGTGACGTTCCTGAAAACTTGCAGGATAAAACCTTGTATTCATTAGATATGGGAGCGTTAATCGCCGGTGCAAAATACAAAGGTGAATTTGAAGAGCGTCTGAAATCTGTCGTAAACGAAGTGACAAAATCTGACGGACAGATTATTCTTTTCATCGATGAGATTCACACTTTGGTTGGAGCCGGAGGTGGTGAAGGAGCAATGGATGCAGCCAATATTCTGAAACCTGCTTTGGCAAGAGGAGAATTAAGAGCCATTGGAGCAACGACTTTGAATGAATATCAAAAATATTTTGAAAAAGATAAAGCATTAGAAAGACGTTTCCAGAAAGTAATGGTGGAGGAACCAGATACAGAATCTGCAATTTCTATTCTTCGTGGAATTAAAGATAAATATGAAGCACATCACAAAGTAAGAATCAAAGACGAAGCGATTATTGCGGCGGTAGAAATGTCTCAACGATATATTTCGGACCGATTTTTACCGGATAAAGCGATTGATTTGATTGATGAAGCATCGGCTAAATTGAGAATGGAGATCAATTCAAAACCTGAAGAACTCGATGTTCTCGACAGAAAACTGATGCAGATGGAAATTGAATTGGCTGCCATTTCAAGAGAAGGAAGCCAAACGAAAATCGACCATTTAAAAGAAGATATTTCAAAAATTTCTGAAGAAAGAAATGAAATTAATGCAAAATGGCTGAAAGAAAAACAAAAATCTGAGGATTTAACCCAGATTAAAAAAGATATTGAATCTCTGAAACTCGAAGCTGAAAGAGCTTCAAGAGCCGGAGATTATGCAAAAGTTGCTGAAATTCAGTACGGAAAAATTAAGGAGAAGGAAGATGCTTTGCAAAAACTTGAATTGGAAATGCAAAACCATCAGAATGAATTGATTAAAGAGGAAGTAACTGCAGAAAACATTTCTGAAGTTATCGGAAAATGGACTGGAATTCCTGTTACGAAACTTCTTCAATCTGAAAGAGAAAAGCTGTTACATCTTGAAACCGAGCTTCATCACAGAGTTGTTGGTCAGGAAGAAGCGATTACAGCGGTTGCAGATGCAATTAGAAGAAACAGAGCAGGATTGAGTGACGAGAAAAAACCAATCGGAAGTTTCTTGTTTTTAGGAACAACAGGTGTCGGTAAAACTGAGTTGGCAAAAGCGTTGGCGGAGTTTTTATTCGATGACGAAAACAATATGACGAGAATTGATATGAGTGAATATCAAGAGAGACATTCAGTTTCGAGATTGGTTGGTGCGCCTCCTGGATATGTTGGCTATGATGAAGGCGGTCAGTTGACGGAAGCTGTGCGAAGAAGACCTTATTCAGTCGTGCTTTTAGATGAAATTGAAAAAGCGCATCCTGATGTTTTCAACACGTTGTTACAAGTTTTGGATGATGGTCGTTTGACGGATAATAAAGGTAGAGTCGTGAATTTCAAAAATTCGATTATCATTATGACTTCGAATCTCGGTTCGCATATCATTCAGGAAAATTTTGAAAATATTACCGAAGAAAACCAAGATGAGATTGTTGATAAAACTAAAATTGAAGTTTTCGACTTGTTAAAACAAACTCTTCGTCCGGAATTTTTAAACAGAATTGACGAGACGGTATTGTTCCAACCTTTAAGAAAAAAAGAAATCGGAAAAATCGTACAATATCAGTTGAGAGGATACAATGATCTGTTAGCAAAACGAAATATCATTATGACCTCAACACAAGATGCTTTGAATTATCTGACTAACAAAGGTTATGATCCTGTTTTTGGCGCAAGACCTTTAAAAAGAGTAATCCAACAGGAAGTTCTAAACAAATTATCGAGAGAAATTCTTGCAGGAACAGTAAATGACGGCGATAGAATCACTTTGGATTAT